The Bombus vancouverensis nearcticus chromosome 11, iyBomVanc1_principal, whole genome shotgun sequence DNA window AGTGTcgcttatttttttttattcgtaataataaGCAACAACGGAAGTTCCAGAGACTCATATTTAGCAAATTAATCAAACGATATGGTGTTATTTTTCTTCAGATATAATAATTACGACGACAAtgagtaaaaatattttgtcaatcGAAACTTATCGGAAAAGGGTACAAAGATTGTAGAAGAAAAAATGAAGTGGAATTAATCGTAAGGAAAAATGAAATGGCGTGATCCGTGTCGCACGAAAGCTCTTATCGCTTCAACTTTTAACCTCTTATGCGACAGCGAGATCAGGGTTGTACGCACTATACTCTTGGTGGAATCACTAGTTTTGCCGTGTTGCAGTTTGCAACAATGTTATTTCATATCGCTGCCGCAGCAATGCTAACGAACATCGCGGTTATGGACATCTACTCGTTCCATGAACTGCCGACTAACATTGTGGACATGCAATTACTATCGGACGAGGTAAAACCTAgaaaatttaacattttttgAAATTCCTCTATCATAATCAGTTTACATTATTTGGCCATTTCTATTGTTCTTTATATTGACAAGTTTAATACTGTCCacaatttattacataaacatatattGCTAAGTAAATGAATGTAACATACAACGAATGGAAGGAAAAAGACTAAACGGTTTTGTTGAAGCAACAATCATATTTAATTTAGAAAGCAGTGCGTAATGTTCCAGCCAtaccttttatttatttttttacacaAACGAATGCAGGAAGTGCAGTGAAGTCGATGACAATATCAGTATCCGGAAACAAGTGAGCACGAATGACCTCTAGTGTGTGTCGAAACATGCGTAACATTGTCGAGTGTGACACCGTAATTAGTTTTTGATATATTTCTCATAATTGTTGGTTTTGATTTTATTTGAATATACGGAACTGCTTCGTGAAAACTAATGCTTTGTGGTGAACACTGTCGGGTAGCGAAAACAACTTGTTCTCTtcgagaaagaaacgaaacgattcGAGTCTCGTTTGCCATAACCAATAATTTTAGCACATACTAGTAGCTCCATCTATTGGAAAACGCGTAGCCCATTGTTATCGACAGTGAAGTTAAATTGTTAGTGGACTTTATCTACTAGCGCCATCTCTTTGAAAAGCGTTGAAACTGTTTGTACATCATTATCGACAGCGAAGTAAATTATTGGAATTTAGAAAAAACTGTTTTTAAACTTGCATTTTGaagttaaaatgaaaaattattttccgcACAGTATATTCATATAATTACAATACGATTGAAAGTTCAAAATGTATGAACACTTGTTCAAGAGTCCTCTACACCGTATCTTCGTATACGGGACACTAAAGCGAGGAGAACCCAACCACAATTTGATCCAAGATGTTGCAAATGGATACGCAAAGTTCTTGGGACTTGGAAGAACCGTTGTTCCGTATCCGCTAATAATTGCCACTCATTATAATATACCATTTTTGTTGAAGAAACCTGGCTTTGGTCACGTGAGTATTGCATGAGTTCGATATTATCAACTTAGATAATGTTATTGTCCAACTAGTTTCGCCGAATTGTTTATAAACGGCAACGTCTACCGCCCGTTGTCATAGGCACAGTTTTTTCGCAAAGaacattattatttatcaaatttatattaGATCGAATGAAATATCTCTTATTTGTGAGTTACTAAATTCATTCATTAAACTGAGTTTGTATTTTGTTGTCCTAGCATTAGTGTTGTTACTAACTTGAGGCTGtgctttgaattttaatatcTGTTATTAAACAATTAACATTAATTGTCAATGTTTGATGTTTGAATTAAGCTTGTAAGTtactttaaatgaaaaattacatgTAAAATTAATTCACCTACCTTtttctatttccttataaacAGCATGTATTTGGTGAAGTATACGATGTCGACacgaaaatgttaaaaaagttAGACGAACTAGAAGAACATCCAACGTTTTACGAACGATCAGAGGAAGATTTGTTGATTGCTCCAGAAGGCAAGGCCAAATCGAGCGATAATTTTGAAGAGGTAGATATTGTTTCTTCTCAACTATTATTCATGTTCAAAATTAACATCCTATtacttctttttaaataaaaagtctAAAGGAAAACAAAGGAAATATATGTATCTCTTTTACTATAATTTAAAAACACAAAAGGCTAAAGTATGCTGCACCAATTAATATACGCAATTGTTATTAAATTAATCTGCTCAATTTATTATCAAACTTGTTCTCAGATCAGTACCTTGACAAAGGTCTGGATATATTTTTTACCAAGGTTCAGGGCGTCCTTGTTGGAGAATCCCATGTACAGCTCGTACAGCAACGAGGGAAGTCACGGACTCAAATATTGCGAAAAGTATGCTCGCGATCCCTCGTACAATCACAGAAGCGAAGTTCAGTGATAGTTCATCCccaaaatatatttgtttccAGCGAGGAGAGTACAGTAAGGCCGGAAGACCTACTCTGATCAAGCTGTTTTGCATAATATGTTGTTAACCCCATCATCGCATGAACGCTTCAACTTCATGTTTGTTAATCGTGAtagttaataaaagattttTCGTCGAATGAAAACCATTGAAATTTAATCCTCTGCAGTCTAATATGTCTTTTTACCATCAACAAGCAAGTTTCCTActcaatctttttttttcttcgacaTTTAAGACTCTAGAGGTTTAAATATTATCTCTCGTTAATTTCCATCGCAACGAGTTAACAAGCGCTATGTTCTCTCGCATAAAGTGAACCGACCGTTGAAAAAACATTTTGACAGTACATATAACAATGAAAAGTGTCTCCATAAATACCTATGTACAATCTCGAAAATATATcttgtaatatataattactaTTTGCAAAAAACagttttccttttctctccttttttttttttttattattcattcCACAAAATCGGGCACGAGTATTGCGAGTTTCGTTAAAGATGTGTATATAATGAGAAATGAAACGAGAACAAGAAATATCATCGGAAACAAAGTTTCGTATATGTCAACTCTCTGGTTTCcttcattatttattatatcaagTTCATTATTCGCCACTCTCTTTCTTTCGCGCACTCTTTCACTTCCTCTGTCATTCTATCGATTTCTCTCTGTTAACAGTCgcgataaaattatttcaactaTTCTGTAACAAAAGGCAGGCGAAGTCCACGTTGCCCTGACAACGACGTCGTCGTCGGGCGACTtcatcttttttctctctctcgacATTCGATTTTACTATTTTTACTGCATTAATAGACCACCAACCCTCACACTTTTTTCCAAAATTAGCCAAGACCTTTATTCTTGACTGTTTTGTCTGAATCGATTGATAAATCAGGGTTGATAATCTTTAACACAATACGAAGTTGGTCGATCAGTTCGTTGATATTGAAAAAGCCAAACAATAGacaattttttacaattatttgataCTAATATATATACAGGAGCTCATGATAATATTTGAATACTCATAGAAACCTTTTATACGTACATTATGTGTATTATATGAAatactttaaaatttcattagcactgtaataaGATTCAATTATCatcattaaattgcaatttgtatatataatatgtattttgcCATATCTAATTATATGGAAATATTTGGAACAAATGTGGAACATAAAAGCTAATACACATTTAGTACAAGTATATATTTCGTAGAAATCACAAGAATATTTAAAcagacaattatttattatattagtgggaatttttaatatgtattatacatatgttcaaatttattattcatgatATATGAAACATATATCTGCAGTatatatcttgtaacttctatatacaacTTCATATCAGTTTTAAATCTTACTGATATAATCATGACAAtcgtgtcttatgcttataaaatttcgaaatgatTTATGTAACAcatactatatatgtataaaagttttctatactAAGTGTCTAAGTACTTTCACGAGTCACTGCATCTAATTTCGCGTTTACAAATGTTTTCTTATACCAATATGAAGGAATAATTACTTACATGGTTCGATTTATTAAACGAACAAACTGATCGACTCAACTGAACAAACAACTTTAGACTCTCGCATATGGAATTTGCGTACTTCTACGTGGAAATGCCCGTGAAAAGTGCTTTCGATCCTCGAGATAGAACGACTGTGACGGTCGATCGCGCGAACAGAAAACTAACGATCGCAACCACACTCATTTTGAGCATGcacttatttcttttttcgtttttttcacaTGTTCTGAACCAGTCGCGAGATCACCGACACATCATTGATGGTTCGCGAAATTAAAATGCTTAAGGCAGTACTTATAAGTTGTCCTaggaaatttattataaataatcacatcctttttttttcttcttatagTTCACTATACAAGGctccatttctttcttttctgcaATTCTGTGTGTATGGCTCACTTACTCCATTTTGCTTCTTCGAGTTAGATTTTTCTCTTCTATTTGTTTCTCATTTTTTGTTCACCACCAAAAAATAACAGCGCTAGCACCCCGAATTCCTGATATCACACAGGAGAAACTCTAcaacttcttct harbors:
- the LOC117154688 gene encoding putative gamma-glutamylcyclotransferase CG2811 isoform X1, whose product is MLFHIAAAAMLTNIAVMDIYSFHELPTNIVDMQLLSDESPLHRIFVYGTLKRGEPNHNLIQDVANGYAKFLGLGRTVVPYPLIIATHYNIPFLLKKPGFGHHVFGEVYDVDTKMLKKLDELEEHPTFYERSEEDLLIAPEGKAKSSDNFEEISTLTKVWIYFLPRFRASLLENPMYSSYSNEGSHGLKYCEKYARDPSYNHRSEVQ
- the LOC117154688 gene encoding putative gamma-glutamylcyclotransferase CG2811 isoform X2, producing MLFHIAAAAMLTNIAVMDIYSFHELPTNIVDMQLLSDESPLHRIFVYGTLKRGEPNHNLIQDVANGYAKFLGLGRTVVPYPLIIATHYNIPFLLKKPGFGHHVFGEVYDVDTKMLKKLDELEEHPTFYERSEEDLLIAPEGKAKSSDNFEEISTLTKVWIYFLPRFRASLLENPMYSSYSNEGSHGLKYCENEESTVRPEDLL
- the LOC117154688 gene encoding putative gamma-glutamylcyclotransferase CG2811 isoform X3; this encodes MYEHLFKSPLHRIFVYGTLKRGEPNHNLIQDVANGYAKFLGLGRTVVPYPLIIATHYNIPFLLKKPGFGHHVFGEVYDVDTKMLKKLDELEEHPTFYERSEEDLLIAPEGKAKSSDNFEEISTLTKVWIYFLPRFRASLLENPMYSSYSNEGSHGLKYCEKYARDPSYNHRSEVQ